From the Pungitius pungitius chromosome 6, fPunPun2.1, whole genome shotgun sequence genome, one window contains:
- the ribc2 gene encoding RIB43A-like with coiled-coils protein 2 yields MFNPESAADRVARTNLQIRRDRETERRERIFNDKVRTIGVDKESLNEQIKEKERRQEAAEEEKSAHDAATLHHRRVATLLHSRELKERRAMGKAVVDYRRQHQQPLCQQGSGLEDPGDAQMMLPGLVGEEPDSESRRHRQKEQLREWLIQQQGERAAERHQQKVEERRYDQSRRDMDNEALQLQSITVERRKAALVASTEYNRATIEAKCYKQGQHNDVGTANHLRGELTGGGAQPPEGGVAVPGWGSSSDMIAPPQSLLETIRFQKHQIEEKRRAQEKEKRDEEQHDRVRLHSGRTALLLERQQAKVNKQLRRQLDSTNVQLAEIHRQQKPDIKRGCIDDSFFSKFNTCSR; encoded by the exons ATGTTTAACCCGGAATCGGCCGCAGACCGCGTCGCGAGGACCAATCTGCAAATACGTCGCGACAGAGAGACGGAAAGACGAGAAAGGATTTTTAATGACAAAGTGAGGACGATCGGG GTTGACAAGGAATCCTTAAACGAACAGataaaagagaaggagagacgacaagaggcagcagaagaagaaaaaagcgcTCATG ATGCTGCTACGCTGCATCACAGGAGAGTGGCCACCCTCCTCCACAGCAGAGAACTCAAGGAGAGGCGTGCGATGGGAAAGGCCGTTGTCGACTACCGACGGCAGCACCAGCAGCCCCTGTGCCAGCAGGGTTCGGGCCTGGAGGACCCAGGTGACGCCCAGATGATGCTCCCCGGCCTGGTGGGCGAGGAGCCCGACAGTGAGAGCAGGCGGCACAGACAGAAGGAGCAGCTCAGGGAGTGGCTCATTCAGCAGCAAGGGGAGCGAGCCGCCGAGAGGCACCAACAAAAAGTGGAGG AGCGCCGCTATGACCAAAGCAGAAGAGACATGGACAACGAAGCTCTGCAGCTTCAAAGCATCACGGTGGAGCGGAGAAAAGCGGCACTTGTGGCCTCCACGGAGTACAATCGGGCCACG ATTGAAGCCAAGTGCTACAAGCAAGGACAACACAATGACGTGGGTACCGCAAACCATCTGCGAGGAGAGCTGACAGGTGGCGGCGCTCAACCTCCCGAGGGCGGAGTGGCAGTGCCTGGTTGGGGTTCTAGCAGTGATATGATAGCACCTCCGCAAAGCCTCCTGGAGACCATCCGGTTCCAGAAACATCAGATAGAGGAGAAAAGG AGGGcccaagaaaaggaaaagcgtGACGAGGAGCAACACGATCGCGTCCGTTTGCACTCGGGGCGAACGGCTCTGTTACTGGAGAGGCAGCAAGCCAAAGTGAACAAGCAGCTGAGACGACAACTGGACAGCACCAATGTCCAGCTGGCGGAAATACACAGACAACA gaAGCCGGACATTAAAAGAGGATGCATTGACGACAGCTTCTTCTCCAAATTCAACACCTGCAGCAGATGA